A stretch of Gorilla gorilla gorilla isolate KB3781 chromosome 9, NHGRI_mGorGor1-v2.1_pri, whole genome shotgun sequence DNA encodes these proteins:
- the TMEM25 gene encoding transmembrane protein 25 isoform X7 — protein MALPPGPAALRHTLLLLPALLSSGWGELEPQIDGQTWAERALRENERHAFTCRVAGGPGTPRLAWYLDGQLQEASTSRLLSVGGEAFSGGTSTFTVTAHRAQHELNCSLQDPSSGRSANASVILNVQFKPEIAQVGAKYQEAQGPGLLVVLFALVRANPPANVTWIDQDGPVTVNTSDFLVLDAQNYPWLTNHTVQLQLRSLAHNLSVVATNDVGVTSASLPAPGLLATRVEVPLLGIIVAAGLALGTLVGFSTLVACLVCRKEKKTKGPSRRPSLISSDSNNLKLNNVRLPRENMSLPSNLQLNDLTPDSRAVKPADRQMAQNNSRPELLDPEPGGLLTSRGFIRLPMLGYIYRVSSVSSDEIWL, from the exons ATGGCGCTGCCTCCGGGCCCAGCCGCCCTCCGGCACACACTGCTGCTCCTGCCAGCCCTTCTGAGCTCAG GTTGGGGGGAGTTGGAGCCACAAATAGATGGTCAGACCTGGGCTGAGCGGGCACTTCGGGAGAATGAACGCCACGCCTTCACCTGCCGGGTGGCAGGGGGACCTGGCACCCCCAGATTGGCCTGGTATCTGGATGGACAGCTGCAGGAGGCCAGCACCTCAAGACTGCTGAGCGTGGGAGGGGAGGCCTTCTCTGGAGGCACCAGCACCTTCACTGTCACTGCCCATCGGGCCCAGCATGAGCTCAACTGCTCCCTGCAGGACCCCAGCAGTGGCCGATCAGCCAACGCCTCTGTCATCCTTAATGTGCAAT TCAAGCCAGAGATTGCCCAAGTCGGCGCCAAGTACCAGGAAGCTCAGGGCCCAGGCCTCCTGGTTGTCCTGTTTGCCCTGGTGCGTGCCAACCCGCCTGCCAATGTCACCTGGATCGACCAGGATGGGCCAGTGACTGTCAACACCTCTGACTTCCTGGTGCTGGATGCGCAGAACTACCCCTGGCTCACCAACCACACGGTGCAGCTGCAGCTCCGCAGCCTGGCACACAACCTCTCGGTGGTGGCCACCAATGACGTGGGTGTCACCAGTGCGTCGCTTccagccccag GGCTTCTGGCTACCCGGGTGGAAGTGCCACTGCTGGGCATTATTGTGGCTGCTGGGCTTGCCCTGGGCACCCTCGTGGGGTTCAGCACCTTGGTGGCCTGCCTGGTctgcagaaaagagaagaaaaccaaaG GCCCCTCCCGGCGCCCATCTCTGATATCAAG TGACTCCAACAACCTAAAACTCAACAACGTGCGCCTGCCACGGGAGAACATGTCCCTCCCGTCCAACCTTCAGCTCAATGACCTCACTCCAGATTCCAGAG CAGTGAAACCAGCAGACCGGCAGATGGCTCAGAACAACAGCCGGCCAGAGCTTCTGGACCCGGAGCCCGGCGGCCTCCTCACCAGCCGAG GTTTCATCCGCCTCCCAATGCTGGGCTATATCTATCGAGTGTCCAGCGTGAGCAGTGATGAGATCTGGCTCTGA
- the TMEM25 gene encoding transmembrane protein 25 isoform X8, producing the protein MALPPGPAALRHTLLLLPALLSSGWGELEPQIDGQTWAERALRENERHAFTCRVAGGPGTPRLAWYLDGQLQEASTSRLLSVGGEAFSGGTSTFTVTAHRAQHELNCSLQDPSSGRSANASVILNVQFKPEIAQVGAKYQEAQGPGLLVVLFALVRANPPANVTWIDQDGPVTVNTSDFLVLDAQNYPWLTNHTVQLQLRSLAHNLSVVATNDVGVTSASLPAPGPSRRPSLISSDSNNLKLNNVRLPRENMSLPSNLQLNDLTPDSRAVKPADRQMAQNNSRPELLDPEPGGLLTSRGFIRLPMLGYIYRVSSVSSDEIWL; encoded by the exons ATGGCGCTGCCTCCGGGCCCAGCCGCCCTCCGGCACACACTGCTGCTCCTGCCAGCCCTTCTGAGCTCAG GTTGGGGGGAGTTGGAGCCACAAATAGATGGTCAGACCTGGGCTGAGCGGGCACTTCGGGAGAATGAACGCCACGCCTTCACCTGCCGGGTGGCAGGGGGACCTGGCACCCCCAGATTGGCCTGGTATCTGGATGGACAGCTGCAGGAGGCCAGCACCTCAAGACTGCTGAGCGTGGGAGGGGAGGCCTTCTCTGGAGGCACCAGCACCTTCACTGTCACTGCCCATCGGGCCCAGCATGAGCTCAACTGCTCCCTGCAGGACCCCAGCAGTGGCCGATCAGCCAACGCCTCTGTCATCCTTAATGTGCAAT TCAAGCCAGAGATTGCCCAAGTCGGCGCCAAGTACCAGGAAGCTCAGGGCCCAGGCCTCCTGGTTGTCCTGTTTGCCCTGGTGCGTGCCAACCCGCCTGCCAATGTCACCTGGATCGACCAGGATGGGCCAGTGACTGTCAACACCTCTGACTTCCTGGTGCTGGATGCGCAGAACTACCCCTGGCTCACCAACCACACGGTGCAGCTGCAGCTCCGCAGCCTGGCACACAACCTCTCGGTGGTGGCCACCAATGACGTGGGTGTCACCAGTGCGTCGCTTccagccccag GCCCCTCCCGGCGCCCATCTCTGATATCAAG TGACTCCAACAACCTAAAACTCAACAACGTGCGCCTGCCACGGGAGAACATGTCCCTCCCGTCCAACCTTCAGCTCAATGACCTCACTCCAGATTCCAGAG CAGTGAAACCAGCAGACCGGCAGATGGCTCAGAACAACAGCCGGCCAGAGCTTCTGGACCCGGAGCCCGGCGGCCTCCTCACCAGCCGAG GTTTCATCCGCCTCCCAATGCTGGGCTATATCTATCGAGTGTCCAGCGTGAGCAGTGATGAGATCTGGCTCTGA
- the TMEM25 gene encoding transmembrane protein 25 isoform X9, whose protein sequence is MALPPGPAALRHTLLLLPALLSSGWGELEPQIDGQTWAERALRENERHAFTCRVAGGPGTPRLAWYLDGQLQEASTSRLLSVGGEAFSGGTSTFTVTAHRAQHELNCSLQDPSSGRSANASVILNVQFKPEIAQVGAKYQEAQGPGLLVVLFALVRANPPANVTWIDQDGPVTVNTSDFLVLDAQNYPWLTNHTVQLQLRSLAHNLSVVATNDVGVTSASLPAPGPSRRPSLISSDSNNLKLNNVRLPRENMSLPSNLQLNDLTPDSRVKPADRQMAQNNSRPELLDPEPGGLLTSRGRGNQDKDT, encoded by the exons ATGGCGCTGCCTCCGGGCCCAGCCGCCCTCCGGCACACACTGCTGCTCCTGCCAGCCCTTCTGAGCTCAG GTTGGGGGGAGTTGGAGCCACAAATAGATGGTCAGACCTGGGCTGAGCGGGCACTTCGGGAGAATGAACGCCACGCCTTCACCTGCCGGGTGGCAGGGGGACCTGGCACCCCCAGATTGGCCTGGTATCTGGATGGACAGCTGCAGGAGGCCAGCACCTCAAGACTGCTGAGCGTGGGAGGGGAGGCCTTCTCTGGAGGCACCAGCACCTTCACTGTCACTGCCCATCGGGCCCAGCATGAGCTCAACTGCTCCCTGCAGGACCCCAGCAGTGGCCGATCAGCCAACGCCTCTGTCATCCTTAATGTGCAAT TCAAGCCAGAGATTGCCCAAGTCGGCGCCAAGTACCAGGAAGCTCAGGGCCCAGGCCTCCTGGTTGTCCTGTTTGCCCTGGTGCGTGCCAACCCGCCTGCCAATGTCACCTGGATCGACCAGGATGGGCCAGTGACTGTCAACACCTCTGACTTCCTGGTGCTGGATGCGCAGAACTACCCCTGGCTCACCAACCACACGGTGCAGCTGCAGCTCCGCAGCCTGGCACACAACCTCTCGGTGGTGGCCACCAATGACGTGGGTGTCACCAGTGCGTCGCTTccagccccag GCCCCTCCCGGCGCCCATCTCTGATATCAAG TGACTCCAACAACCTAAAACTCAACAACGTGCGCCTGCCACGGGAGAACATGTCCCTCCCGTCCAACCTTCAGCTCAATGACCTCACTCCAGATTCCAGAG TGAAACCAGCAGACCGGCAGATGGCTCAGAACAACAGCCGGCCAGAGCTTCTGGACCCGGAGCCCGGCGGCCTCCTCACCAGCCGAG